One segment of Streptomyces sp. TG1A-8 DNA contains the following:
- a CDS encoding molybdenum cofactor biosynthesis protein MoaE, which yields MAPMNDHPGEQAAQDPIKLIGVRETALSVDEVFRAVGDDAAGGVALFVGTVRNHDSGADVDALGYSCHPSAEAEMRRIAEKVAARYPVRALAAVHRVGDLAVGDLAVVVGVACPHRGEAFEACRALIDDLKHEVPIWKHQRFSDGSEEWVGA from the coding sequence ATGGCACCCATGAACGATCACCCCGGTGAGCAGGCCGCGCAGGACCCCATCAAGCTGATCGGCGTCCGGGAGACCGCGCTGTCCGTGGACGAGGTGTTCCGGGCCGTCGGGGACGACGCCGCCGGCGGCGTCGCGCTGTTCGTGGGGACCGTGCGGAACCACGACTCGGGCGCCGACGTCGACGCGCTCGGCTACTCCTGCCATCCCAGCGCCGAGGCCGAGATGCGGCGGATCGCCGAGAAGGTGGCCGCCCGGTACCCGGTGCGGGCGCTGGCCGCCGTGCACCGGGTGGGGGACCTCGCGGTGGGCGATCTCGCCGTCGTCGTCGGCGTGGCGTGTCCCCACCGGGGCGAGGCCTTCGAGGCCTGCCGCGCGCTCATCGACGACCTCAAGCATGAGGTGCCCATCTGGAAGCACCAGCGGTTCTCCGACGGGTCGGAGGAATGGGTCGGCGCGTAG